In Leptolyngbya sp. BL0902, the DNA window GGGGTCTTGGGCCAGGGGCAGCGCCACCCGCCGCTCCGATATCGATCTCTTCCTGGTGTGGGATTGCGCCCTGCCGCCGCTGGATCGTATCGGTCAGGTGTTGGCCTTACTGGTGGATGCCCCGGCCCCGGTAGAGGTCATTGTCTACACCCCAGCAGAACTGGCCCAGCGCTCAGATCGGCCCTTTATTCGTCAACTTTTGGCTGAAGGTAAAATCCTCTATTCCCAAGACTCCTCATGAGCCAGGAAAAGCTACACCAAGAAGTGATCCGCTGGTTAGGCAGGGCTTAGATGACCTAGAAGCCGCCCAGACCCAGTTCTCCCCTCTCCTAGGAGGTGTCATCAAATAAGCTCAGACCCGCATTATGCCGTCCATATCTCTATGGAACAAGGGGCTTAAGCCCCTTGGCTAGGCTGCTGGAGTGGCGCAAAATTGCGATTTCCCTCCAATT includes these proteins:
- a CDS encoding nucleotidyltransferase domain-containing protein: MAVARLCQHIAPERIILLGSWARGSATRRSDIDLFLVWDCALPPLDRIGQVLALLVDAPAPVEVIVYTPAELAQRSDRPFIRQLLAEGKILYSQDSS